From the genome of Eucalyptus grandis isolate ANBG69807.140 chromosome 2, ASM1654582v1, whole genome shotgun sequence, one region includes:
- the LOC104451220 gene encoding LOW QUALITY PROTEIN: major allergen Pru av 1 (The sequence of the model RefSeq protein was modified relative to this genomic sequence to represent the inferred CDS: deleted 4 bases in 2 codons; substituted 1 base at 1 genomic stop codon) — protein MGVVTFRFDILSPIPRARIFKAAILDADNLLPKVLLQAAKSVEVLEGDGGPGTIKLMTFGEGSXYKIAKHKVEDLDKENFTFCYSIIEGEVLGTTFEKISYEVKIIALALGGLVLKCAASYFTIGEEVDIPEEEINARKEELCAMVEAIEAYLIANPYDY, from the exons ATGGGTGTTGTCACTTTTCGCTTCGATATCCTGTCCCCCATTCCTCGAGCCAGGATATTCAAGGCTGCTATCCTCGATGCCGATAACCTCCTCCCCAAGGTCCTCCTGCAAGCCGCCAAGAGCGTTGAAGTCCTCGAGGGCGATGGGGGTCCCGGGACCATCAAGTTGATGACTTTTGGCGAAG GCAGTTAGTACAAGATAGCGAAGCACAAGGTTGAGGACCTGGACAAGGAGAACTTCACC TTTTGCTACTCAATCATCGAGGGCGAAGTG TTGGGCACCACCTTTGAGAAGATCAGCTATGAGGTGAAGATCATCGCATTAGCATTGGGAGGCTTGGTGTTGAAGTGCGCGGCTAGTTACTTCACCATTGGCGAGGAGGTGGACATCCCCGAGGAGGAGATCAATGCCAGGAAAGAGGAGTTGTGCGCGATGGTCGAGGCCATCGAGGCTTATCTTATTGCAAACCCTTATGACTACTGA